One Salvia miltiorrhiza cultivar Shanhuang (shh) chromosome 6, IMPLAD_Smil_shh, whole genome shotgun sequence genomic window, ACCTCTCGGTGGTCGGTGCTGCACTATCAGAATATCTGCCGTCCCATattcattctcattctcaccaTATTTGGTCATTTTCACTAGATCCTTactgtatatatattaaaaaagaaagaaagaaaaatgtttGCAGTCACATAAGATAGCTTGATAACAAGAGACAATCAGCAAATCCaccaaacaaaagaaaactcaaTTTGGACAGTGCCTTTCTACTTCAGGAAAAACGTTTCAACTTGGTGAACTTACAGTAACCTcgccaaatttatttaatacagATCAGTTTACAAACAGTGATCCAACTGTAACAGAGTACAAATCATCTTGAAGGCAATAATAATCAAGAATTGATAGAGATAAAATAATCAAGCTAGAAATTCTACAGTTATATCTATAAAGATGCCACCAACGGAAGAAGGGGACAGGTTGGGAAAAGAAGGCTGAAAGAAAAGACTGAAACAAAGCTTAGATTATAATTATCCTTCATTGAACATAAACCAAAAACCACTTAAGAGACTTTTAAAAATAAGCAAAAACAATCATACTGCTCTGCATAGGGAAGTGAAACATGCATAACACTAGGACTTATGATTAATGTGGGGATCACTTAATGGTTAAAAAATGTGATATAGTGAGAAAAAGCACCACTTCAGGAATCTTTGATTTTATGATAAAACAAAACGTCAGTACAGGACATGGCAGCTAAAAAAGATCATTACACAAATTATATGACAGATCGTAATGCATAAATgctatgaattttttttttccaaatcaaTGTTTCAAGTTTATTAAAGTGGTAGAGAAATTGAAAAATGAACCTCTGTAGCTAAAAGAGATCATTACACAAATTATATGGCAGATCGTAAGGCATTAATGCTATGAGTTTTTTTCCCTAAAGAATACCTTCCGCTTGAAGACACAACAAAGTGGTTAGGATTGTCCAAGTATTCATATATAGTCTGAACCTTCATTTGACTATCCACCATTATGGCTCCTCTTGCAAATGGTTGTGAGACGTGACTTGGAAACACATATGCTTCTGGCAGAATAGTAGTTTTCTCATAAATGAAGCTCTTGATCGATGATGGGGAAAGGTCTTTCTCCAAATTATAgatcaataaaaaaaagagaCCATCACTTGTAGCCGAATCATTAGTATTGCAAGGTTTTGGTCCCATATCTTCATCTTGATTTGTACATTGGTCATAATTGCTAATCTTTGCTGAATCTGCTATACCAAATAAAAATTCACACATCAAAAGAATACATGAAATTAACAAGAAAAGACGTCCCTGCATTACAAAATATCTTCTGAAATTAactttgttttgtttattttccaTTGAACATCTCACAATTAGATTGTTGCATATCTTGCCGATGCACCTAACTTTACCAAAAGTCTTCTTCTAAAGTAAAGTATAAGGGAGTAAAGTTTCATGATTGGAAACATGTGCATTTAAATGGTACAAAACATTCTGTAAAAGAATTAAAGCAAACCTTccatttgttttgtttgagtttTAAGCTTCGCGGTAATTTCTGATTCCTGCAAACAGATATTACAATCAAATCCAAAAAATATTCTAATGACAAACAAGTGGCATTCAGGAACTCCGGAATAAAATTTACCACAGGTCTATTCTGAGGCAATTCTAAATCATTTGTAATAGATATGCGACTATTCTTTTTTCCTTTCGATGGTCCATTGGATGCTAAGTCAACACTAGCTGGAGCTGACATAGACTTGAAAGACGTGGTGTTCTTCCTGGCCATTTTTGCAAAAGCACTGATTCTAGGATCAATTTGTGTTGCAGGTTCTAAGAAGCATATGCTGGCTATGTTAACAGAGGTCAAAGTACCACGACCACGTCCATGTTGCCAGACTAGCACAAAAGTGCACAAGCATTCCTCTTCCCCACCAACAAATGAATGTGTCCTGCGGTCCACCTACCAAATACATGATGATGCAACACAAAAGAGATTGGTATAAGAAATGGAAATACATTGATTTCACTCAAAACAATTCTCCACAAATATTGATACATTAGTGAAGGTAAACTAAAAGGGACAAAAATCGGTTGAACCATTCATGTACAATAGAAACTAGAATgagtagagaaagagagaaattgaaCAGCTCACCGCTTCAACAACGGCGTCGTAGAACCTCAGGTCATTGTCGCCGGTGCCATGTGCGGCGCAGACGGTGGTTCCGATCGACAGCCTCAGGCACTCCTCATCCTGCAGCTGCTGCGAAACCGGTCTGAACCGGGCGACCAGCTCCTCCACCTGTGCCTCCGTCTGGAAATTCCCTGCGGAGAAGACTACCTCGTAGACCTCCGGCGAGCACATGTACTTGACGGTTAGCGTCTCCGCGGCGGCGTCCAAAACGGCGCACACGCTGTACCAGGCGTCGTCCTCGCTGGCTCTGTACTCGAGGTCGTATGGCGACGCCGCATCTGTCGTCTCCATCTTCACGACGGCCGCCATTAACGCGTCCGAAATGCTGCTGTGCATGCAGTATATGTACGGTGAGAGAGGAATGTGAGATTTTTACTTCGGTGAAGGAGGAATTTAGCATACCAGGATCAAAATTCCCAAAAACATTCGATTGAGGGATAGTTGGGAAGCATTTTTGAAAACCCTGAATTTAGCAGTGGAGATTGGAGTTGGGAGATTTTGTTGATCTTGGCAAACAGACTGTTCCTCTCCTTTTTCATATTGTCAGTTTTTTTCCTTTCAATTCAATAAagtttcctttctttttttctttttttgaaatgtCACAAAAGACAAAAAGGTCGATCGGCAAGAATTGAAGCTATGAAACAAGTACAAAAATGAGGCAATTCTAATTCTAGGAGGCGATAATGACATATCATGCAAATTGTGTAGCCAATTCATCGAATCATCATAGAATATCTACTATAATTAGTAAGATTCATCATagggatatactccctccgtcccgttaatcaagtcccctttcttttgggcacgggtatttaggagactaAAATTAAGAGTTAAATGGTATATTTGAAAAAGTTAATGTTACTTTAATTAAGGGTCTCATGCTCATTAACACTGCCGCACCACCGCCTGTGCACCACCGCACCACCACAATTTCTGAACCACACCACCGGACCACCGTAGCCGCCAGAACAGTGAACGGAAATCAAAACACCACCACAGAGAAATCAAAAAAATGGAAACCTTTCAatttctgaaattaaaacaacaaaaataactGAAAGGGTGGAGGCGAGCCCTAATCGTTTTGGGCGAAACAACCAAAAATAGAAATCTTTCAATTTCCTCTCTGCAAGAAGATGGTGGCGAAGGCGCGAGGCGCC contains:
- the LOC130988421 gene encoding uncharacterized protein LOC130988421 isoform X5: MHSSISDALMAAVVKMETTDAASPYDLEYRASEDDAWYSVCAVLDAAAETLTVKYMCSPEVYEVVFSAGNFQTEAQVEELVARFRPVSQQLQDEECLRLSIGTTVCAAHGTGDNDLRFYDAVVEAVDRRTHSFVGGEEECLCTFVLVWQHGRGRGTLTSVNIASICFLEPATQIDPRISAFAKMARKNTTSFKSMSAPASVDLASNGPSKGKKNSRISITNDLELPQNRPVESEITAKLKTQTKQMEADSAKISNYDQCTNQDEDMGPKPCNTNDSATSDGLFFLLIYNLEKDLSPSSIKSFIYEKTTILPEAYVFPSHVSQPFARGAIMVDSQMKVQTIYEYLDNPNHFVVSSSGSKDLVKMTKYGENENEYGTADILIVQHRPPRGGIKVCTRCKSRAPAV
- the LOC130988421 gene encoding uncharacterized protein LOC130988421 isoform X3, giving the protein MHSSISDALMAAVVKMETTDAASPYDLEYRASEDDAWYSVCAVLDAAAETLTVKYMCSPEVYEVVFSAGNFQTEAQVEELVARFRPVSQQLQDEECLRLSIGTTVCAAHGTGDNDLRFYDAVVEAVDRRTHSFVGGEEECLCTFVLVWQHGRGRGTLTSVNIASICFLEPATQIDPRISAFAKMARKNTTSFKSMSAPASVDLASNGPSKGKKNSRISITNDLELPQNRPVESEITAKLKTQTKQMEDSAKISNYDQCTNQDEDMGPKPCNTNDSATSDGLFFLLIYNLEKDLSPSSIKSFIYEKTTILPEAYVFPSHVSQPFARGAIMVDSQMKVQTIYEYLDNPNHFVVSSSGRPWVIFQKALAGTSEASIWNLLPVSREEIKHKRTDRELEVVVSGTKSYERAKQLRDLVMDFLCHESEVSKRLVLQEKKILGS
- the LOC130988421 gene encoding uncharacterized protein LOC130988421 isoform X2, yielding MAAVVKMETTDAASPYDLEYRASEDDAWYSVCAVLDAAAETLTVKYMCSPEVYEVVFSAGNFQTEAQVEELVARFRPVSQQLQDEECLRLSIGTTVCAAHGTGDNDLRFYDAVVEAVDRRTHSFVGGEEECLCTFVLVWQHGRGRGTLTSVNIASICFLEPATQIDPRISAFAKMARKNTTSFKSMSAPASVDLASNGPSKGKKNSRISITNDLELPQNRPVESEITAKLKTQTKQMEADSAKISNYDQCTNQDEDMGPKPCNTNDSATSDGLFFLLIYNLEKDLSPSSIKSFIYEKTTILPEAYVFPSHVSQPFARGAIMVDSQMKVQTIYEYLDNPNHFVVSSSGRPWVIFQKALAGTSEASIWNLLPVSREEIKHKRTDRELEVVVSGTKSYERAKQLRDLVMDFLCHESEVSKRLVLQEKKILGS
- the LOC130988421 gene encoding uncharacterized protein LOC130988421 isoform X4 codes for the protein MAAVVKMETTDAASPYDLEYRASEDDAWYSVCAVLDAAAETLTVKYMCSPEVYEVVFSAGNFQTEAQVEELVARFRPVSQQLQDEECLRLSIGTTVCAAHGTGDNDLRFYDAVVEAVDRRTHSFVGGEEECLCTFVLVWQHGRGRGTLTSVNIASICFLEPATQIDPRISAFAKMARKNTTSFKSMSAPASVDLASNGPSKGKKNSRISITNDLELPQNRPVESEITAKLKTQTKQMEDSAKISNYDQCTNQDEDMGPKPCNTNDSATSDGLFFLLIYNLEKDLSPSSIKSFIYEKTTILPEAYVFPSHVSQPFARGAIMVDSQMKVQTIYEYLDNPNHFVVSSSGRPWVIFQKALAGTSEASIWNLLPVSREEIKHKRTDRELEVVVSGTKSYERAKQLRDLVMDFLCHESEVSKRLVLQEKKILGS
- the LOC130988421 gene encoding uncharacterized protein LOC130988421 isoform X1 — its product is MHSSISDALMAAVVKMETTDAASPYDLEYRASEDDAWYSVCAVLDAAAETLTVKYMCSPEVYEVVFSAGNFQTEAQVEELVARFRPVSQQLQDEECLRLSIGTTVCAAHGTGDNDLRFYDAVVEAVDRRTHSFVGGEEECLCTFVLVWQHGRGRGTLTSVNIASICFLEPATQIDPRISAFAKMARKNTTSFKSMSAPASVDLASNGPSKGKKNSRISITNDLELPQNRPVESEITAKLKTQTKQMEADSAKISNYDQCTNQDEDMGPKPCNTNDSATSDGLFFLLIYNLEKDLSPSSIKSFIYEKTTILPEAYVFPSHVSQPFARGAIMVDSQMKVQTIYEYLDNPNHFVVSSSGRPWVIFQKALAGTSEASIWNLLPVSREEIKHKRTDRELEVVVSGTKSYERAKQLRDLVMDFLCHESEVSKRLVLQEKKILGS